A region from the Methanobacterium bryantii genome encodes:
- a CDS encoding C1 family peptidase, translated as MDKIFEKRMGWRPDIPDLRDYTFEHDNIKPMLEKIGIVESVKKLPATADLRAWCSQVEDQKNLGSCTANAGVGLVEYFERKAFGKHMDASRLFLYKTTRRLMGLKGDSGADLRSTMGALVLFGVPPERYWPYTDKNPDFDKEPDTFCYACAENYQSIQYVKLDPPSTLTNDLLDRIKTNLAAGLPSMFGFTVYSSIEQTIDNAGKIPFPCGGEQIEGGHAIVAVGYDDKMKIKNSNCTNSTTGALLIRNSWGTSWGEKGYGWLPYEYVLKGIAIDWWTLLKNEWVDTGEFGL; from the coding sequence ATGGATAAAATTTTTGAAAAACGAATGGGCTGGCGCCCGGATATCCCTGATTTAAGGGATTATACCTTTGAACATGACAATATAAAACCTATGCTGGAAAAGATAGGTATTGTTGAATCTGTAAAAAAGCTTCCGGCTACTGCAGATTTAAGAGCATGGTGTTCTCAGGTAGAAGACCAGAAAAATTTAGGGTCGTGTACTGCCAATGCAGGCGTTGGACTTGTTGAATATTTTGAGCGTAAAGCATTTGGTAAACATATGGATGCATCTAGACTTTTCCTTTACAAAACCACCCGAAGATTGATGGGCTTGAAGGGGGACAGTGGGGCTGACCTTAGATCAACTATGGGTGCGCTGGTGCTTTTTGGAGTTCCTCCAGAAAGGTATTGGCCTTATACAGACAAAAACCCTGATTTTGACAAGGAACCAGACACATTCTGTTATGCATGTGCTGAAAATTACCAGTCTATTCAATATGTAAAACTGGATCCTCCATCTACCCTTACAAATGATCTTTTAGATAGAATCAAGACAAATCTGGCTGCAGGATTACCTTCTATGTTTGGATTTACAGTATACAGCTCAATAGAACAGACAATAGATAACGCTGGAAAAATACCATTCCCTTGCGGTGGAGAACAAATTGAAGGTGGACATGCTATCGTGGCAGTGGGATACGATGATAAAATGAAAATTAAAAATAGCAACTGCACCAATTCCACTACTGGAGCTCTTCTTATACGGAATTCATGGGGCACCAGTTGGGGTGAAAAAGGTTACGGCTGGCTGCCATATGAATATGTGCTAAAAGGAATTGCCATTGACTGGTGGACTCTTCTTAAAAATGAATGGGTTGATACTGGAGAGTTTGGACTTTAA
- a CDS encoding inositol-3-phosphate synthase: MEKIKIAIMGLGNCASSLIQGIHYYKNKDPEDAIGLMHPVIGNYTASDIEVVAAFDIDQRKVGKDVSEAIFAKPNCTHVFCPEIPEMGVKVSMGKVLDGVAPHMSNYDDDYTFVVSGEEQSDIVEVLKESGAEMLVNYLPVGSEEAVRFYAQCALDAGVAFINCMPVFIVSDPEWSKKFEEKGIPAIGDDIKAQIGATITHRTLANLFRERGVKVERTYQLNTGGNTDFLNMLNRDRLDSKKESKTEAVQSVLAERLPDSDIHIGPSDYVPFQKDNKLCFLRMEGKTFGDVPMNIELRLSVEDSPNSAGCVIDAIRCCKLALQRGIGGQLTSISAYTMKHPPEQFIDEQAYNMVNEFIEGKRER; the protein is encoded by the coding sequence TTGGAGAAGATAAAAATAGCGATAATGGGACTTGGTAATTGTGCAAGTTCTTTAATACAGGGAATTCATTATTATAAAAACAAGGATCCAGAAGATGCCATTGGTTTAATGCATCCCGTAATTGGGAATTACACTGCATCAGATATAGAAGTAGTAGCTGCTTTTGATATAGATCAAAGAAAAGTAGGTAAAGATGTAAGCGAAGCTATTTTTGCAAAACCAAACTGTACCCATGTTTTCTGCCCAGAAATTCCTGAAATGGGAGTTAAAGTATCGATGGGTAAAGTTTTAGACGGTGTTGCCCCACACATGAGCAATTATGACGATGATTATACCTTTGTGGTATCAGGTGAAGAACAATCTGATATTGTAGAAGTTTTAAAAGAAAGCGGAGCTGAAATGCTCGTAAATTATCTCCCAGTAGGCTCTGAAGAAGCCGTAAGGTTTTATGCACAGTGTGCCCTTGATGCAGGAGTTGCATTTATAAACTGTATGCCTGTTTTTATTGTAAGTGACCCCGAATGGTCTAAAAAATTCGAAGAAAAGGGAATTCCTGCAATAGGGGACGATATTAAAGCCCAAATAGGTGCTACAATTACACACAGGACATTAGCTAATCTATTCCGCGAAAGAGGAGTAAAAGTAGAACGTACATACCAGTTAAACACTGGCGGAAATACCGATTTCCTGAACATGTTAAACAGGGATCGTCTTGATTCAAAAAAGGAATCAAAGACAGAAGCTGTGCAGTCTGTACTTGCAGAAAGACTTCCAGATTCTGATATTCATATTGGTCCAAGTGATTATGTACCATTCCAAAAGGATAATAAGCTTTGCTTCCTCAGAATGGAAGGTAAAACATTTGGGGATGTACCTATGAACATAGAATTAAGGCTCAGTGTTGAAGACTCACCAAACTCTGCAGGATGTGTCATAGATGCAATCCGCTGCTGTAAATTAGCTCTTCAAAGAGGTATTGGAGGTCAATTAACATCAATCTCAGCTTACACCATGAAACATCCGCCAGAACAGTTCATAGACGAACAAGCATACAACATGGTGAATGAATTCATTGAAGGTAAAAGAGAAAGGTGA
- a CDS encoding small multi-drug export protein, producing the protein MDVVAGTLLVFGAGILELWAAIPLGLAINLNPVIIGVASALGAIVAAFLVTAVGDNIREKVIKWRYGENKDLKGSRYYKIWNKYGVVGLGLISPLLFGAPVGSALGVALGSRKKPLLIWMSIGIVIWSTGLTSAGYLGLMSFGVIK; encoded by the coding sequence ATGGACGTAGTAGCAGGCACATTACTTGTTTTTGGAGCAGGCATTTTGGAATTATGGGCAGCCATACCTCTTGGACTAGCCATCAACCTTAATCCAGTTATAATTGGAGTTGCATCCGCATTAGGGGCAATTGTAGCTGCATTTCTAGTTACAGCTGTTGGAGATAACATCAGAGAAAAGGTTATAAAATGGCGTTATGGTGAAAATAAAGATTTAAAAGGCAGCAGATATTATAAAATATGGAATAAATACGGCGTAGTTGGATTGGGACTTATATCTCCATTACTTTTCGGTGCTCCAGTTGGATCAGCACTCGGAGTCGCTTTAGGATCCCGTAAGAAACCATTATTAATCTGGATGAGTATCGGCATTGTCATATGGAGCACAGGACTTACATCAGCAGGTTATCTAGGACTTATGAGTTTTGGAGTCATTAAATAA
- a CDS encoding DUF2769 domain-containing protein, with protein sequence MDKFKEKMNEIDQMSEENKTITLNQMKSDCICPICPTYNECAKEVDELLFCVTGKSESCITKERGCMCPTCPFAQEYGIGVKYNFYCTRGTELEQR encoded by the coding sequence ATGGACAAGTTCAAAGAAAAAATGAATGAAATAGATCAAATGTCAGAGGAAAATAAAACTATCACACTGAACCAGATGAAATCAGATTGTATATGCCCAATCTGTCCAACTTACAATGAATGTGCAAAAGAAGTTGATGAATTACTATTCTGCGTAACTGGAAAGAGCGAAAGCTGTATAACTAAAGAAAGAGGGTGCATGTGTCCAACATGCCCATTTGCGCAGGAATATGGAATTGGAGTCAAATACAATTTTTACTGCACGAGAGGTACAGAACTTGAGCAGCGTTAA